The following coding sequences lie in one Saccharopolyspora hordei genomic window:
- a CDS encoding aminotransferase class V-fold PLP-dependent enzyme: MTSATADIPTQSTADVPVPAVAGRALRVPLVTGGSTEYANLDHAASAPCLDSVREAVDELLPWYASVHRGAGLASQVCTRVYEGARQVLRDFVGARRTDSVVFTRNTTDALNLLARALPRGTSVVVPETEHHAALLPWSGPRVRRIAAPASPADAVAALDAALAECPEGPRLAVISGASNVTGELWPVAELARVARRHGARTVLDAAQLAPHRPVRMTELDVDHVALSGHKLYAPFGAGALVGRADWLNAAEPHLAGGGATRRVTERAVSWTTGPERHEAGSPNTVGVHALAEACRTLGARWADVVAHEEALLRRLRAGLRGVPGLRELCLFDADHERVGVVSFTVDGQDPGLLAAALSAEHGIGVRDGLFCAHLATRRLLSRAGSGAERALRASIGLGTTAEHVDRLVSALRTLVAEGPAWRYEQVDGRWVPVDDPRPLPDFLR; the protein is encoded by the coding sequence ATGACGTCTGCCACTGCCGACATCCCGACTCAGTCCACTGCCGACGTCCCGGTGCCCGCGGTGGCGGGGCGCGCGTTGCGGGTCCCGCTGGTCACCGGTGGGAGCACCGAGTACGCCAACCTCGACCACGCGGCCAGCGCGCCGTGCCTGGACAGCGTCCGCGAGGCCGTCGACGAGCTGCTGCCGTGGTACGCCAGCGTGCACCGCGGCGCCGGCCTCGCCTCGCAGGTGTGCACCCGGGTGTACGAGGGCGCGCGGCAGGTGCTGCGCGACTTCGTCGGCGCCCGCCGCACCGATTCGGTGGTCTTCACCCGGAACACCACCGACGCGCTGAACCTGCTGGCCCGGGCCCTGCCTCGCGGCACGTCCGTGGTCGTCCCGGAGACCGAGCACCACGCCGCGCTGCTGCCCTGGAGCGGCCCGCGGGTGCGGCGGATCGCGGCTCCGGCGAGCCCGGCCGACGCCGTCGCCGCGCTGGACGCCGCGCTGGCCGAGTGCCCGGAGGGGCCGCGGCTGGCGGTGATCAGCGGCGCCTCGAACGTCACCGGTGAGCTGTGGCCGGTCGCCGAGCTCGCCCGCGTGGCGCGCCGCCACGGGGCGCGGACGGTGCTCGACGCCGCGCAGCTGGCCCCGCACCGCCCGGTGCGGATGACCGAGCTCGACGTCGACCACGTCGCGCTCTCCGGCCACAAGCTGTACGCGCCGTTCGGCGCGGGCGCGCTGGTCGGGCGCGCGGACTGGCTCAACGCCGCGGAGCCCCACCTGGCCGGTGGCGGTGCCACGCGGCGGGTCACCGAGCGCGCGGTGAGCTGGACCACCGGTCCGGAGCGGCACGAGGCCGGGTCGCCGAACACGGTCGGCGTGCACGCGCTGGCCGAGGCCTGCCGGACACTCGGGGCGCGGTGGGCGGACGTCGTCGCGCACGAGGAGGCGCTGCTGCGCCGGCTGCGGGCGGGGCTGCGCGGTGTGCCGGGGCTGCGGGAGCTCTGCCTGTTCGACGCCGACCACGAGCGGGTCGGCGTGGTGAGCTTCACCGTCGACGGCCAGGACCCCGGGCTGCTCGCCGCCGCGCTGTCGGCCGAGCACGGCATCGGCGTCCGCGACGGGCTGTTCTGCGCGCACCTGGCCACCCGGCGGCTGCTGTCCCGAGCGGGGTCGGGCGCCGAGCGCGCGCTGCGCGCCAGCATCGGCCTGGGCACCACGGCCGAGCACGTCGACCGCCTGGTCAGCGCGCTGCGGACGTTGGTCGCCGAGGGTCCGGCCTGGCGCTACGAGCAGGTGGACGGCCGGTGGGTCCCCGTCGACGACCCCCGCCCGCTGCCGGACTTCCTGCGCTGA
- the lspA gene encoding signal peptidase II, with the protein MSSEQSSPRQSSAEPADHGEPAEQAPETPADTAGTPAADGSSRAPRKLLALLFGVAAVALGLDVLTKVVVVAELEGEPPVEVLGGLLYLDVLRNPGAAFSLATGMTWLLALLAIAVVGVIVWLAPKLRSPGWAVGLGLVLGGACGNLADRLFRAPGPLQGHVVDFLSVLAPGGAVWPVFNIADSCIVVGGVLVVLLSLLGRDYDGTVHRKKKAAESES; encoded by the coding sequence GTGAGCAGCGAGCAGTCCTCCCCCAGGCAGTCATCCGCGGAGCCGGCCGACCACGGGGAGCCCGCCGAGCAGGCGCCCGAGACCCCGGCCGACACCGCCGGGACGCCTGCGGCCGACGGGTCCTCCCGCGCGCCTCGGAAGCTCCTGGCGCTGCTGTTCGGGGTGGCCGCGGTCGCGCTGGGGCTCGACGTCCTCACCAAGGTCGTCGTGGTGGCCGAGCTGGAGGGCGAGCCGCCGGTCGAGGTCCTCGGCGGACTGCTCTACCTCGACGTGCTGCGCAACCCGGGTGCCGCCTTCTCGCTGGCCACCGGGATGACCTGGCTGCTGGCGCTGCTCGCCATCGCGGTGGTCGGCGTGATCGTCTGGCTGGCGCCGAAGCTGCGCTCCCCGGGCTGGGCGGTCGGCCTCGGCCTGGTGCTCGGCGGTGCGTGCGGCAACCTCGCCGACCGCCTCTTCCGCGCACCCGGCCCGCTGCAGGGCCACGTGGTGGACTTCCTGTCCGTGCTCGCCCCCGGCGGCGCGGTGTGGCCCGTGTTCAACATCGCCGACAGCTGCATCGTGGTCGGTGGGGTGCTGGTCGTGCTGCTGTCGCTGCTGGGGCGCGACTACGACGGCACGGTGCACCGGAAGAAGAAGGCGGCGGAGAGCGAGTCGTGA